The genomic stretch TGGGAATATGCCTAGCCGTAACAAGGCCTTCTATCACATTTTCCAATGCAGTTTTATTGGCAAAAAGATTGTAATTTTGAAAAACAAAGGCCGTTTTCCTTCTGATCTCCAGAATCTGCTTTTTGGTGGCTTTTTTTAAATCCACACAGGTATCTCCGATGGAAAGCTGTCCGCTGTCCGCATTTTCCAGGAAATTAATACACCGCAGCAATGTGGTTTTTCCCGAACCGCTGGGGCCGAGGACAACCACCACCTGGCCATCCTCCACCTTCACAGAAACATCCTTTAGGACCTGCTGCTTTCCAAAGGCCTTTTTTACATTCTTTACTTCAATCATATGGATTCCTCCTAAATCTGCCTGTATGGCGCCTTAAGACCTTTGCCAGGTATTCGATCATAATGGTAAATGCCCAGTATATGACTGCGGCCGCCACATATCCTTCAAAAAAGGAATACGTCCGGGAGCTTGGAATGGTGGCTCCTGCCACGATTTCAATAATACCGATGGCCATGACTACGGAGGAGGCCTTGATTAAGCCGACCACATGATTGATCAGGGTGGGGATCGCTACCGGGATCATCTGGGGGATAATGATCCTCCTGATGTTCTGGACCTTTGTAAGCCCCACGGAATATCCGGCTTCATCCTGCCCCTTGTCAATGGACAGCAGGGCTCCCCGGATGGCCTCTGATATGGAACACACCGCTGTAAGGCTCAATGCAAAAATTCCTACCCAGATATTATCTACATCAGAAGCTTTTGTTTTAATATGTAGGAATTCTGCCAGGTCATTGAATTTGAGCATGAAAACCAGGTTATATATCATCAGAGCCACCACAATGGGAACACCCTGATATACGGTAACAAAAATCCCAAGAAGCTTACAGAGAACAGGCACTTTATAGACCCTGACCAGCGCAATCACTGTTCCCAGCGTCAGGCCAATGGCCAGCGGAATGAACACAAGCCTCAGGGTATTGGGAAAATACTTCATACCATAAAGAAAGCTTTCATAAAAATGAGCTGTATTAAAATTCATTCTACCCCTTCTCTCCCATACTCCAGTTTTGTATTCAGGTAATAAAAAAGAAGCCGGATTGTTAAACTGATAACAATATAGATGATCACCACAAACACATAGGCTTCCAGTACGTGCTTTGTGGCCGCGCCGATGGATTTGGCCCTTCCCATGATATCCGTAACACCGATGAGAAATACAAGAGAGGAATTTTGAAACAGTCCTACCAGATCAGAGCCAAAGGGAGGCAGGGCAATCCTCAACATCTGGGGCAAAAGGATTCTTCGAAAGGTCTGAAGCTCCGTAAGTCCCACACTGAAGCCCGCCTCTGTCTGCCCATAGGGAATGGATGTGATTGCACCGTAAAATATGGCAGAAAGAAATGCTCCCTGATTTAAGATAAAGGTAATATAAGCAAACGTTACCGCACGGAACCCCCGGTTGATGTTGGTACCGAAAACAGGATCAATAAGGGCCGGTATCCCGTAATAAATAATCATCAACTGTACCAGCATGGGGGTTCCTCTCATGAATGAGACATACACCTTAAAAAACGGATTCAGGACCGGTATCTTTTTAAGCTCTGCCAGAACAATGAACGCGGCAAGAAGCACTCCGAATCCGGTGGCATAAACCACAATCCGAAAGGTCACCGATAAATACGGAAGAATTTTAGGGATATTTTCAAAGAACCGCTCCCAGCCAAACAGTTTATCCATACCATTACTCGCTTTCCGTATAATCCCCGCCGATTACATCCTTTGATATCTGTGCAAGCTTTCCGCTTTCCTTTAATTGCTTTACCGCTCCATCCACTGCCTCCTGCAGCCCGGTATTGTCTTTTGCATATACGAAGTATGTGGAAGAAGACTGGACCGGTTCTCCCGTCACCTTTAAGACATCCCTGCCGCCTCCATAGTTTTGATTCAGCTTTTCCGTATCCCGCTTTGTCAGGATGGTGGCATCCCAGACACCGTTTACAAGGCCTGTAACAGTCTCTTCATCGGTCGAATTATCCACGTAATCAATCTTTATGGGATTATCCGGATGGTCTTTATTATAATTCTCCAGGATATACACGGAATTTGACCCGGTGGAGCTTTTTATCTTCCGGCCCTTTAAATCATCAAGGGACTTAATATCCGTACGGTCATCTGTTACGGCAAGGTAGGTCACATAGGTGGTATATGGTTCTTTTCCAAATAAATATTTTTCATCTCTTTCCTTGTTCCATTCGTATTGATGAGCTGCAAGATCAATCTTGCCCGCATCAAGGGAAATCAGCACATTGGCAAAATCTGAGGTCTGATATTCAAATTCATACTGGGGGAGCAGCTCATCCACTGCCTTTAAAACCTCGTACTCATATCCGGCAAGGTCTCCTTTCTCATCCAGATAGCAATAAGGCGCATAGGCATTACCGGTTCCTACCACCACTTTCGTGACCCCTGTGTCTGCGGCCGCTATTTTCTTGCCGCATCCTGTCAGCATTGTCGCTCCCAATGCTGTAAGAACTGCTTTTAAACCGATTTTTTTTATCCATTGATTCATCATTCCCTGCCTTCCTTTCCTATTAATGTTTCATTCGCCATTCCCCGAAGTGACTGATGATGATCCATCCGGTGAAAATACCATGTGATTTTCTCCATTGCGTCTTCAATTTTCCCTTCCACATCAAAAGCGCTGACCGCCTTTTTCTCAAGCTGTTTCTGAATGTGAAAACCGATCTTTTTGCAGATAACACAACGGCAGTCTGTTATGAAATCTACCCTGAGTTGGTTTTCGTGAGAGCCTTCGCAGCCCCTTCCTTTGCACCCGTCCTGACAGAAGGAAGACCCCCCGGCTTCCTTCTGTGCTTCTCTTATTTCCAAAAGGGCGTACTTCCCTTCTTCTCGCACTTCATAGATGAAAAATTCATGGGCCGCCCCAAAATTCATATCTATATTCTCACCATCAGAAGATGCAACTGCAATTTTATATGGCATAATACTCCCTCCATGAATCCCGCCTGTTAATTGAATCTTGTTCTGGCAACGGAATAGATGTCTTCGATCAGCTTTAAACCTCCGTCATATCCTGCATAATAGCTGTTCATGACCAGTCTTTCATTGACCGGCCAGGATACATTAAGGAAATGGGCATCGGTCTGCTTTGCGATCTCTTTCTCCCAATGGCCTCCAAGAATCAGGGGATATCCATGATAGTCATGGGCTTTGATCTCGTTGTGGATCTTGTAGCCATCGGTCTCAAAACTCACCTCTGCTTCTATGCCAAAATTCAGTTCCTTAAAATAGGAACAGACCTTTTCCCTGAATTCTCTTGGGGTGTCATCCGTCACGAACTGCTTTGCGGGAAATAAACCCAGATCATTGACCAGGAACTTTGTAATGCCAAGGGCATATTGGGCGTCGGCTACCACCGTAAACTGCTTTGACATGACTCTGGTCTCCAGGAATAAATCCGCATAGCGTTCGATGTAGTAGTAATAATAAGCTTCTTTCTCTGCAATCAGGCTTTCAATCTTCTCCTCTGGCACTCTTGCAAACCCGCCCACTTCCCGAAGGAATTTACTGGTTTCAAAGGCCCCTATAGGGAGGGTCGGATAGTGGAGGTAAGGGATTCCGAGCTTCTTCTCCATGTTCTTCATATTATTAAGCCCGACCCAAGGCGACACCAGTAAATTAAATTCGGCTTGCGGTATCCTCTTTATGTTACTTAATCCCCTTTGATAGCCAAATATCGTATTCGGCGTAAGACCAAGTTCCTTAACCAGTTTTTCAAGCTCTCTTAAGTTTCCCAGCCAGAACTCATCCTGATAAGGCACATCCGCCCATATATTCACCAGATTTTTTACCCGGATATCTGACCGTTCCAGAAGCTGGTCAATGATTGCATCCACCACCTGCTCGTGGCCCTTGTAGTTGTTGCCCTTAAAGCCTGCGGTGGAGGCATAGATGACCGTTTTTTTTGCATCCTGAAACCCTTCCACCACTTCTTCGGTGTTGTCACCCACGATCTCCGGGATACAGCCGGTCAATACCACATATAAATCGGCATCAATGACATCCAGGGAATGCTTGATGGTTGACTCAAGCTTTTTAACGCCTCCGAATACAACATCCCTTTCGTTGATGCTGGTACAGGGATAGATGTTGGGTGAAAAATAGCCGGAGCTTCCCGAGGAATTGGAGAGCTTCTGGGCACACCCCGGACCGGAATGAAGGACAGGAATCGCCCGTTCGATTGCCTGAACGGTCTGCATGGCGCTCATTGCGCATTTATACCTCTGTTTATCTAAGATCTTCGCCATCAGCCAATCCCCTCCTCTAAGAAGCTTCCCACATCCTGCTTATACCACCAGTCCGTGTAAGGCAGCTTCACTCTTTTTGCCAGATTCTGTTCAAAGCTCCGGTTCCGTATGGTATCTAAAACCGTATGAGCGAACTCCAGGGTATGCTTATATCCGAATATCATGTATTCGTCCGCCACATAGACCGCCGGCGTTCCCTGTTTAATGGCCCATACCGTGGAGCCGGGATGGCGGGAAAGGTATAAATCAGGGCGGTACTTATTTAAGATGTTCATTACCTCAAAGTTCTGCTGGTCCGCCACACTGGCTTCAAAATTGATCTCATTGTCAAGAAGATAACTCATGGCAGGAGGAACATCCCCATTTTCGTATTTCTTGTCATAATGCCATGCCAGCGCCCAAACCACTTCAATACCCAGCTCGTTTAACACTCTCGTCACCTCAAAGGTATAGCCCGGTCCCATTCCGAGAACCGCTTTTAATCCCTTTAATTCTTTCTTTACCGCTTCTATCTGGGGAATATAGATTTTTCTCTGTTCTTCTATGTAATGTTCCACTTCAAGCTGCTTGCCGGCAACTCTTCCGATTTCCCTAAGCCAGGTCTCAAATCCGACGATCCCTAAAGGATTGATGGTCCGGATATAGGGAACGCCGTATAG from Lacrimispora sphenoides JCM 1415 encodes the following:
- a CDS encoding nitrogenase component 1; amino-acid sequence: MAKILDKQRYKCAMSAMQTVQAIERAIPVLHSGPGCAQKLSNSSGSSGYFSPNIYPCTSINERDVVFGGVKKLESTIKHSLDVIDADLYVVLTGCIPEIVGDNTEEVVEGFQDAKKTVIYASTAGFKGNNYKGHEQVVDAIIDQLLERSDIRVKNLVNIWADVPYQDEFWLGNLRELEKLVKELGLTPNTIFGYQRGLSNIKRIPQAEFNLLVSPWVGLNNMKNMEKKLGIPYLHYPTLPIGAFETSKFLREVGGFARVPEEKIESLIAEKEAYYYYYIERYADLFLETRVMSKQFTVVADAQYALGITKFLVNDLGLFPAKQFVTDDTPREFREKVCSYFKELNFGIEAEVSFETDGYKIHNEIKAHDYHGYPLILGGHWEKEIAKQTDAHFLNVSWPVNERLVMNSYYAGYDGGLKLIEDIYSVARTRFN
- a CDS encoding amino acid ABC transporter permease, giving the protein MNFNTAHFYESFLYGMKYFPNTLRLVFIPLAIGLTLGTVIALVRVYKVPVLCKLLGIFVTVYQGVPIVVALMIYNLVFMLKFNDLAEFLHIKTKASDVDNIWVGIFALSLTAVCSISEAIRGALLSIDKGQDEAGYSVGLTKVQNIRRIIIPQMIPVAIPTLINHVVGLIKASSVVMAIGIIEIVAGATIPSSRTYSFFEGYVAAAVIYWAFTIMIEYLAKVLRRHTGRFRRNPYD
- a CDS encoding transporter substrate-binding domain-containing protein, with the translated sequence MMNQWIKKIGLKAVLTALGATMLTGCGKKIAAADTGVTKVVVGTGNAYAPYCYLDEKGDLAGYEYEVLKAVDELLPQYEFEYQTSDFANVLISLDAGKIDLAAHQYEWNKERDEKYLFGKEPYTTYVTYLAVTDDRTDIKSLDDLKGRKIKSSTGSNSVYILENYNKDHPDNPIKIDYVDNSTDEETVTGLVNGVWDATILTKRDTEKLNQNYGGGRDVLKVTGEPVQSSSTYFVYAKDNTGLQEAVDGAVKQLKESGKLAQISKDVIGGDYTESE
- a CDS encoding amino acid ABC transporter permease, giving the protein MDKLFGWERFFENIPKILPYLSVTFRIVVYATGFGVLLAAFIVLAELKKIPVLNPFFKVYVSFMRGTPMLVQLMIIYYGIPALIDPVFGTNINRGFRAVTFAYITFILNQGAFLSAIFYGAITSIPYGQTEAGFSVGLTELQTFRRILLPQMLRIALPPFGSDLVGLFQNSSLVFLIGVTDIMGRAKSIGAATKHVLEAYVFVVIIYIVISLTIRLLFYYLNTKLEYGREGVE
- a CDS encoding NifB/NifX family molybdenum-iron cluster-binding protein; this translates as MPYKIAVASSDGENIDMNFGAAHEFFIYEVREEGKYALLEIREAQKEAGGSSFCQDGCKGRGCEGSHENQLRVDFITDCRCVICKKIGFHIQKQLEKKAVSAFDVEGKIEDAMEKITWYFHRMDHHQSLRGMANETLIGKEGRE